ATGAACCAAGATGTAAGAGAACACCATCAAGTCACACTCACAGTAAACATAGTAACAAAGCAGTGACGGTGATTGTACCTCTTGTTATCACCCTTGTGTTCCTAggcacacaaacaagcacaggTACCGCACACAtcgcaggtttttttttcttatttatttcttaCACACGAGTACAAACACATTTGTACTACCTCCTCCTATGATAGTGAGCTGTGCAGAAGGTGGACAGGATTATGGTGTTTGAATGACAGCCCTGCCCTTTTCCCATGGTGTTCACTGAGAGCTGCTGCCCTTATAGGAACTCGCAGTTTTTCCACTAAGGATGACTCACCCTGAAGATAAGACCCCCCCaccctcaccaccaccaccgccaccaccaccaccactaacTCTGTGCCCTCCCACtcgctttctctttctcctcatctcCCCTGCTTTCACCCACTTTAGCCTCTCCTCTTAAataattttctctctctgattctctctcctgtcctgCTAAGATGCTACGTGTCGCCTCTTCTGCCGTCTCTTAAGAATTTTCCTCAAAACAACTCTTGCATCCTCGCTTGACTGGTGCAGAGCGCCGTCAGGGGATGTAACACACCCTCCAGCTGGTGTGAACAGCTGGTTTTGTGCCTAAATGTGAAAACTGAGGAACTGAAACATGCCTCACACTCAAAGTCACCatgcaaataatgattactgATTAGATGAAGGTTATATTCATTCGTTGTGCAGCTCAACCCCGTAAACAGGCGGGGTTGATTGTTGTCAATGTCAGGCTACAACTTTTGGCAAAAGGGTTCAAATTGTTATACctttgaaacacattttcttatCAAGAGTATTCACCTCTTCTCACATATTACTTACACACAGCCATATAACAGGAATACATCTTTTTCTGGTAGAGTATCTTTTGTCTTTCTACATACaatttttcaacatttctgGCACACATCGAATTCCCCTGTGGGCCTCCATCATGACAGCAACAGATACGGTTGCTGGGTGATATGTGACCCAAAGCCTCTATGACAGTGTTGAGACTGAATATCAAAAGATCCAGTGACTGAACAAGAGACAGCTCTATCCACGTATCCCAAGGACTAGCAGGGATGGATGTATGCTCGCAACCACATAAGTCAATGCTGAGTCATATAGAGATGAGAAGCAAACTGAGAGATCCACAGAGAAATTTATCATcgataatatttaaaaaagatatAAGAAACTTCAATTTGCATTCATGTTCTGTACAAACATTGTTGCTCTGAGTTTACTTCATCTCTGAGCAGTTTTAAGTTTATCTAAAATTGTGTAAGAGGGATTCAGAGGATCAATGAAAGCAGTTATTTCACAGTCCTTAGTGGGCTAAGTTGTCCCTCCAGTGAATCCAAAACATGCAACAGCAATATCATTCTGTCTCCTCTTTACCTTTCACTAGGTAACCACTATAGCgtgcatgtatttgtttttgtcgCCTATCCGTCCAACCTTCCTCATTGTCTCATTGTAAAGATATGGGGTATACACAGTTGCTATGGTGACTATTCTTCTTGGCAACACAGAGATCTGCTCTGTAGTTTGATTGGCCACTACATCTGTGTGCCCCGTGTCCTTAGATGTATGAGCCAGTGGCTAGTGAAGAGCCTTATAGACGCTCTATACATACATATCTAGAAATTCAGGGTGGTAACAAAGATATAATGTTTATGCAGTAGCAGACGTGGGCTAAGAAGGTTTGCACCTGGCCCATAGAGTCATAGGAAACATAAAATACCCACTCAAAAACTTGCCATGTGTGCCTTAATGATGCATATGATGCCTATATTTATCACTATTAGATCCAGTAGTCTGCAGTATCAGTTGAGCACTATTTAGCTCATTTGAGGAAACATGCATATGGACAGAAATGAATAAGAATGACTGACTCAAGTTTAAGTGGTCCGTGCGTGCTGATACCTCAGTTCGCTCATGTGCATACAGCACCACATGGTCACCTATGTATGTTtcaatactgtatgtgtccacAAGCAACACTGTCATCCCTATCTGTCCCTTCTGCCGTCAACTTGTTAGTCTCCTCTGCAGAATATTCACCAGAAATATCTAGAAAAGTATTTACATAGGATGACTGCTTAGTTGTATCGAAAGTAAAATACCATGTCTAGTCAGGACTTCCCCCCTTGTTATTATGTTTCTCTgtgaataaacaaaacaaagtgctACATCCCACAACATATCACTGATGGAAACATACAGggatacatataaaaaaatacatcaacattTGTTAACTATTAATAAAGGGTAATGCAGCCTGATGAGACATCTGTTAAATTCTTCATGAGAACaccactttttaaaaaggtcatACACATTAGCTTCTGGAGCCGAATCACAGGCAACTTTCTAACAGAGTTCCTGATTAATGTCAGTTTCATTAGCGTTATCTCCTTAATGCTAATTATAAAGTGCCTGCAGTGTATCTAGACTGGCCTGCTGACTCCGGCACACAGCTACTTTTATAATGAGGAGATGACAGTTATCATAGCTCAGTGAAgtctttaaatataaaacttgtAGGCGTGCCATGATGGTTAAATCCAATTAGTGTGTCCTCTGTGCATGTGCAACTGCACTGGTGTGATAGTTGACTCAGGCTATGCTGTTTCTGTCCTTTAAATCCTGTCCTGTCTGCCcgaaaatgagaaataaatacagtatgagTTGGCTGAACAGAGATGATTAGCAAAAGCAAGAATGAGAACAGGAGTGAGATGTGAGAGAGGTGGAGAACAGAGGCGCATGAGGAAAACCAAAACAGgtattaattaaaatgaaagagaTTAAGAGACAAACAGATCCAACAAACTTGGGTCCTgggatgaaagaaaaaacatctttgcaACATCCATTGCTCTCTTGGAAATTCTCAGCTGGCACCTGAACTGTGCCATCCATGCTTCAAAGTCTTATTTGGTACTGAAAAGCTGAAACTGGAAATATTGACTCTGTGGAATGGCCATTTTGGTTCGTGGCCCCTGTGTCAGCCTTGCAGTGGGGGGCCCTCTGTTTTGGCTCCAGTCTACATGATGGAACATGTGAAGCCACAGCACTCCTTCAGCAGGGTGAGACCTGTCTTGGTGAAGGGTGATGACGTCTGCTGAGCCCTGGATGTTGCCCGTCTTGTTGGTACACCTGCAGCATCGGGggaaaaaaggtgaaatattctccattaaaaaaaaaaaaaaaaaaagttgtagtGTATTGTAGTGTCAACGGATGTATGGAGAATCATCTTTCAAAGCCCTCAGGAGGAAAACACCTTGAACAAGGAAAACATTTGGAACAAGGAAAATTGCCACTTATTTCCTCCTCAGCCTCCACAACTGGCTATTACTTGTTGATGCTATGATGGAGCACACAGTTGCAACTCTCTTTGTGCTTAAATACCTGTCTTCTTCAGGTTTCTTGGGAATTTGGACTTCAGAAAATCTGCCATTTCtttatcttcttctttctccctgAAGAAATGGAGAGAGATTGATATAAAATCCACAgaaatacatgaatacataaaGTATTTGGACTACAATTTAAAGCCTTTGATTGCCTCGACAAAAGAGAAGATGGCCATAGTACTGTATATCCTGATGTGAATCACTCGtggtaaaatttaaaaatgatctcTAGCTCACATTTCCTGGTCTTGCCCTCTCTTACACAAGTAAAGGATGAACACCCCAGACACTTTTAGTTCCCACTGCCTGGCTGATTGCAAGAAGGTTGAAACACCCTCCCCAGATACCTACTAGATAATGCTGTTCTGACATTTTAGGTAGACTTTAAGGGGTTCTATTGATAAATTCAATAAATCTGATGGCCTCTTTTTacaaagaaagaataaaaactgcagagaaaaaaattcTCGTAAAGGACAGTCAGGATGAAAAAGAGTGAAATAACAAAAGATAACTATATTTATCAGCGTGGACGAAAATGGCCTTGAGCGCCGtcacatcctctcctctctccgaTCCATTACCGCACTGTTGTTCTCCTGCTTCCTGCCTCTCACCTTCGCAGCAGCCCTTAAGCGGTTTCACAGCATGTTGTCAGCTGCCACTGTTCACACAAACTAACAATGTTTGATACTGTCTTAGAATTGGGAGCGCAGAGATGATTAAAGCTAAAAAACATGCAGATCCTGTTGACGGTGGATCTGGTGGTCCACCGTCGGGTCACATTAGATTACAAGTTGGGTGTCAAGTGAAAGAACCTGCGAGGATGTGCGAGAGAGGATTCACAACACAGCGCAACAGGATCAACAAGTGAGCAGAGGTCCATCCATTCTGTAAAATGGATGTATTCTATGAATATAGCAGTTCAAGTTCTTTGTAACTGCAAAAAAGCAGTTGCATCCATTATTGGAGTCTCCGTAATGCAGAGTTATCCTACAGTAAGCAGTAAAAAGTTACATAAGCTTACATTAAGAAAATATGATGTGCATCACAACCCGCTTTCCTTTGAAATATTAAAGTGTCCTATAGTGTtttgtgtaatatgtgtggtTGAAGAATGCACCTGTTGTGGCAGGAAGGTTTACACAGGATGTATGACAGCCTCTCTTCATCTCTAGtatggacaaaataaaaacaacatagaAATAAAGAGAGCCCAGAGCAGTATTTCTcaggtgagttttttttttttaaccagtggAAGCTCCTCTGGCAGTGCTCACTGACGCACGCTGACACATCTTTAATTGAAAAGGCTCTGTGCTGTGTGCGCTGCAGTTCACTCTCTCACAGCGCTGTGCCTTAGGAAACGCACCAGGGTTTTAATGGGGCTGCTTTGTGGAAACATGCATATGGATGATACTGAACTGAGACATAACTTTGCCAGCATTAGTGACAATTAGAGATGTCCTCATTATAAAGACTGTTAATGAAGGATGATCTGAATTGGCATTAACAAAGATCTGAGTCcctgtgtataaaaaaaaacacagactgcaggTTATGTGCACTGCATCTCTTTATCTGGTGGCTTAGTGTGTGAAGTGGGATCTAATACTCATTCACAACCTACAGTCCGAGACAGCCAAAGGACTCCTAGCAAGCTTTAATGAAGAGGCAGCACACCTGAGTCGTTCAAACTCCACATCATCCACCAGGAAATCTCTGGTCTCCACCAGCTTGTGGATCTGCTGCAGAAGTTCTTCTTCCTTCTGCCGGTCTTCATTGGACTTGTCATTATCTGCAGCAGGAAGGAAAAAGATATCTAAGTATTTATGGTTTTCTACAGTTTTCCATACTTTTCTAAACACTATTTCTCTTAATCTTAAATATGTTCAAAGAATTATCAAACTCAATTAACTTATAATTCAAgtagaaatgtaataaaaacttTATAAAATGCTATTTCAGACGAAGGgtagaaataaatgaaagagagaaacttTTGGAAATTAATAAATATGGAACTTAAAAATaaggatataaataaatacatatgtaaattaaccaaataaaaacagacaaacacaaatatgtaaataaattagTGAATAATTATAGATGGATAGATGAGAGGATCAaaaccactctcatgtctgcgTGTTAAGAATGCTGGAGATGAGCCTGGAGGCGATGGACCTAGCCAAAATAAACTGTTTACATCTCTGATTTTCTAATTCTGTTTCTGTATGGATTCAATAAAAGATATTATGTCaataagtgagctttagaaTAGCTGGTaggtatattttttttaactttggacagagttTCCAAttgttatgctaagctaagctaactacctgctggctctagcttcatattaaGCCTACCCAGtcaagtggtatcaatcttcccATCAAagtcttggcaagaaagcaaataagcttaCTTCCTTAAATGCAAAACTATTCCataacattttttccccctccatcAACAACCATCGATATCGAAGGTAAAGGTGGTGACTTCTACCTGGTATGGACACTAATTTTTGCAGATCTTTCTTCAGTCGAGTGATCTCCTTGCACAGCTGAATGTCATCCATCCTACGCAGGCATGAcaggacaaaagaaacaaacactatCAGCTCACTTTCCACTTAAAAGCGAGTGAAATCTTGACTCTGCTGAATGAGAGATTGCAATTCAAACAGAGGCAGTTTGCTATTAAACTTATATCATACAAGACACAATCTTTTCTGAGCAGAATCCCTGCGTCTCAGATAGCTTTTCTCTTTCAATGACACTTCACGTCACCGGCTCATCACTGACACCATGGAGGGGTGGAAGACCCTCTGTGCTGTCCTGGCCTAACAGGAGTGAGAGGCCCTCATGTGACCGAGCATCACAGAGACtgaatccacacacacacatacagacacacacgtgATCagatgcacacgcacacacattcatcaatGTCAGCGGCATGAGAGCCTCGCCGCAGTGCCTCGTCTACCTGTCATGTGAGATGCTCCCTGTAGATATTTAGGTGGAGGAATGGCCGTGAGGTCTGGAATACAAATGATACACTTCACTTACCtaaccaaaagaaaacacacctTGGGGTTTGTTTGTGGACCACTGAGGGGTTTCAAATCCTgactctccatctctgtcttctttcccctcctcctcctcctcctcctcctcctccccctcctccagtCTCTCACTTTCTCATTTTATCTGCTTGGCTCTCGCTCGCTACTCCGCACATGCCACTCTCCACATTCCCCCCGCTGTCTGAGCAGTTGTTACTCCCTATCTTTCAGAGGAGTAGATGAATAAATATCCATGCATTAGCCTGCTTTAGTGGAAGCAAAGGTAAAACCATTGAAAATTTAATGGGGGCCAGGTTGGGGTGTGATGGAGataaatgagaggagagaaaagaggccAGTGCTGTTAGGGAGCTGTTGGTTTCTGAAGGTGTGCTCTTCTATGGAAAACTTGGCTTAAATGATTTGGACTGCTCCTGGAAGGTAAAGCATGACGATCCAGCTTCTGCTAAGTATTTATGCTTttttgactgattgatttactgaataattttttttctcctataGAGCTGGACTGACAAGCTGAGGTAGAGATGTTCTTAAACAACTCTATCACCAAACACGATCTCTGATATTGGAGGATTCTGTAAAACCACAGACCTAAACCACAGTAAATGCGAATCTGTAATATCTGCTCATGGACACTAtggtatggttaaggttagaggaaGATCGGTGGTGGCAAATAAATTATGATTACAGTGCAATTATGCAATAAAACACTTGTTAGGGTTACAGAAAGATTGTAGttacaggttaaaaaaaaaaaacattcactgcACGTCCGCAATAGGACACGAACTCCATTTTTTCTCACTCATTAAAGTCTGATGGGCTCCACACTGAACCACTAACCCAACCCCCACATCCTTAACTTTTTGCCTGTTTGCATAACAGGCACACTACTTCCTGTATTTGCACTGCACTTTGCCATCGGACATCAATCATACTGTCCAATATGAACGCACCTCCCAGGGATGGGGTGCCTAAAATAGCCACTGTACAGTACATGGTGT
The DNA window shown above is from Thunnus maccoyii chromosome 2, fThuMac1.1, whole genome shotgun sequence and carries:
- the LOC121905357 gene encoding bMERB domain-containing protein 1-like, whose product is MEKKQGSSHPYGSLERTEWSRNHHRPEDDVVSMADSTITLDDIEGELFKIERIRDVLVRRESELRYMMDDIQLCKEITRLKKDLQKLVSIPDNDKSNEDRQKEEELLQQIHKLVETRDFLVDDVEFERLREKEEDKEMADFLKSKFPRNLKKTGVPTRRATSRAQQTSSPFTKTGLTLLKECCGFTCSIM